A window of the Arachis duranensis cultivar V14167 chromosome 5, aradu.V14167.gnm2.J7QH, whole genome shotgun sequence genome harbors these coding sequences:
- the LOC107489952 gene encoding probable metal-nicotianamine transporter YSL7, with protein MAQSRSEERVVNNNNNGFESIDDGDEHNSQNGKKKLMKEEEVSVERVFQHQLVPSWRKQLTVRAFAVSLVLSILFSFIVMKLNLTTGIIPSLNVSAGLLGFFFIKIWTKFLQGSGMLKQPFTRQENTVIQTCVVASSGIAFSGGFGSYLFGMSKRVADQSSDTSDYKNPSLGWIIAFLFVVSFLGLFSVVPLRKIMVIDFKLTYPSGTATAHLINSFHTPQGAKLAKKQVKVLGKFFSLSFLWGFFQWFYTASDDCGFQAFPTLGLKAFENKFFFDFSAIYVGVGMICPYIINISVLLGGILSWGVMWPLIKNKEGDWYPKGLGESSLHGIQGYRVFIAIAMILGDGLYNFVKVLSHTFLGLYTQIRDKQKENVLPVAGQDSPSTPQLSYDDERRTQVFLKDQIPTWFAIGAYVAIAAISTATLPHIFHQLKWYYIIVIYLVAPTLAFCNAYGCGLTDWSLASTYGKLAIFTIGAWAGSSHGGVIAGLAACGVMMNIVSTASDLMQDFKTGYLTLASPRSMFVSQIIGTTMGCIISPSVFWIFYKAFPDLGTHKSEYPAPYAIVYRNMAILGVQGFKTLPQNCLLLCYIFFGSAILINLIKDCLGKRGRFIPLPMAMAIPFYLGSYFAIDMCVGSLILFVWEKVNKAKADAFGPAVASGLICGDGIWTLPASILALAGVKPPICMKFLSRATNAKVDTFLTVSG; from the exons ATGGCACAAAGTAGAAGTGAGGAAAGGGTGGtgaacaataacaataatgggtTTGAatccattgatgatggtgatgaacACAACAGtcaaaatgggaagaagaagCTGATGAAGGAAGAAGAGGTTTCAGTGGAGAGGGTGTTCCAGCACCAGCTTGTTCCATCATGGAGGAAGCAGTTAACTGTGAGAGCCTTTGCAGTGAGCCTTGTACTCAGCATACTCTTCAGCTTCATTGTGATGAAGCTGAATCTCACCACTGGTATTATACCTTCACTCAACGTCTCTGCAGGGCTTCTGGGGTTCTTCTTTATCAAGATTTGGACAAAGTTCTTGCAAGGTTCTGGAATGTTGAAGCAACCCTTTACAAGGCAGGAGAACACTGTCATCCAAACATGTGTTGTTGCATCCTCTGGCATAGCCTTTAGTG GAGGATTTGGGAGTTACCTCTTTGGAATGAGTAAAAGGGTTGCTGATCAATCTTCAGACACCAGTGATTATAAGAACCCAAGTTTAGGGTGGATAATTGCTTTTCTATTTGTTGTTAGCTTTCTAGGCCTCTTCTCCGTTGTACCTCTAAGAAAG ATTATGGTTATTGATTTCAAACTGACATATCCAAGTGGTACTGCAACTGCTCATCTTATCAACAGCTTCCACACACCTCAAGGAGCCAAATTAGCCAA GAAGCAAGTGAAAGTGTTGGGAAAATTCTTCAGTTTGAGTTTCCTATGGGGTTTCTTTCAATGGTTCTACACAGCTTCTGACGATTGTGGATTTCAAGCCTTCCCGACATTGGGGCTTAAAGCATTCGAGAACAA GTTCTTCTTTGATTTCTCTGCAATCTATGTTGGAGTGGGAATGATTTGCCCCTACATCATAAATATATCGGTGCTGCTTGGAGGAATTCTTTCATGGGGTGTAATGTGGCCACTCATAAAGAACAAAGAGGGTGATTGGTATCCTAAGGGCCTTGGTGAAAGTAGCCTTCACGGCATTCAAGGTTATAGG GTGTTTATAGCCATAGCCATGATCCTGGGAGATGGATTATATAACTTTGTCAAGGTGCTAAGCCATACATTTTTGGGATTGTATACTCAAATTCGTGATAAACAAAAGGAGAATGTTCTCCCTGTTGCTGGTCAAGACTCTCCCTCAACTCCTCAGCTATCTTATGATGATGAGCGGCGTACCCAAGTCTTTCTTAAAGATCAGATTCCCACATGGTTCGCCATCGGGGCCTATGTTGCTATTGCTGCCATCTCTACAGCCACTTTGCCACACATATTTCACCAACTAAAGTGGTACTACATAATTGTTATCTATCTCGTTGCTCCCACCTTAGCATTCTGCAATGCTTATGGCTGTGGGCTAACAGATTGGTCACTTGCATCCACCTACGGAAAGCTTGCAATCTTCACAATTGGAGCATGGGCTGGTTCATCACATGGTGGAGTTATAGCTGGCCTTGCAGCTTGTGGAGTGATGATGAACATTGTTTCCACAGCTTCTGACTTGATGCAGGATTTTAAGACTGGCTACCTTACCCTCGCTTCACCTCGCTCCATGTTTGTGAGCCAAATTATCGGTACAACAATGGGTTGTATTATATCCCCTAGCGTCTTTTGGATTTTCTACAAGGCATTTCCTGATCTTGGGACACATAAAAGTGAATACCCTGCCCCGTACGCAATAGTGTACCGTAACATGGCGATATTGGGGGTGCAAGGCTTTAAGACACTACCACAAAATTGCCTGTTGCTTTGTTATATCTTCTTTGGTTCTGCCATACTGATAAACTTGATTAAAGATTGCTTGGGTAAGAGAGGGAGGTTTATACCACTTCCAATGGCTATGGCAATACCATTCTATCTAGGATCCTACTTTGCCATTGATATGTGTGTTGGAAGCCTGATATTGTTTGTGTGGGAAAAGGTAAACAAGGCCAAGGCAGATGCTTTTGGACCGGCTGTAGCTTCTGGTTTGATATGCGGCGATGGAATATGGACTCTACCTGCTTCAATTCTTGCTCTTGCTGGAGTTAAACCACCTATTTGTATGAAATTCTTGTCTAGGGCCACTAATGCTAAGGTAGATACTTTCTTAACGGTTTCAGGTTAA
- the LOC107489865 gene encoding uncharacterized protein LOC107489865: MDQLDMDDYYISEEDEVYVSHDDDDDFKNYYHCYPASSIKKSNLESGNKIIMPPSALNKLLYAGVEYPMLFEMRHLSNGKFSHCGVLEFTVEEGKIFVPSWMMKNIQLEDGDLVLLKSTTLAKGTYLKLQPHTKDFMDLSNIKAMLEINLRSFSCVTTGDTIMIPYNNKEYYLDVIKTKPSHAISLVETDCEVDFDPPLDYKEEVKLSSTSSDRKQQQEADDTDIVTKIREFVPFSGPARRLDGKPSTPSDKQASSSCMAKQKGDNEHKSSSLNNVSSTTSKKLLFGSRPYKTSQESTNQESHHKAETTLKPQEPKFQAFKGKKYSLKS; this comes from the coding sequence ATGGACCAATTGGACATGGATGATTACTACATCAGCGAGGAAGATGAAGTCTACGTGagtcatgatgatgatgatgattttaaaaattattaccaCTGTTACCCTGCTTCTTCCATTAAAAAGTCAAATTTAGAATCGGGCAATAAGATTATCATGCCCCCTTCAGCACTTAATAAACTTTTGTATGCTGGAGTGGAATACCCTATGTTATTTGAAATGAGACATCTTTCTAATGGAAAATTTTCTCACTGCGGAGTTTTAGAATTCACTGTTGAAGAGGGAAAAATTTTTGTACCGAGTTGGATGATGAAAAATATACAGCTGGAAGATGGAGATCTTGTACTTCTGAAAAGCACCACACTTGCAAAAGGAACATACCTCAAGCTGCAGCCTCACACAAAGGATTTCATGGATCTCTCAAATATAAAAGCAATGTTGGAGATTAATCTGAGGAGCTTCTCATGTGTAACAACCGGTGAcacaataatgattccatacaacaacaaagagtACTACCTTGATGTGATTAAAACTAAGCCATCTCATGCTATCAGCCTCGTTGAAACTGACTGTGAAGTTGATTTTGACCCACCTCTTGATTATAAAGAAGAAGTTAAGTTGTCATCTACTTCATCTGACAGGAAACAACAGCAAGAAGCTGATGACACTGATATTGTAACAAAGATTCGAGAGTTTGTACCATTCTCTGGTCCTGCAAGGCGTTTAGATGGTAAACCATCCACACCATCAGATAAACAAGCTTCTTCCTCTTGTATGGCAAAACAGAAAGGTGACAATGAACACAAGAGTTCTTCCTTGAATAATGTTTCATCTACAACTTCTAAAAAACTTCTCTTTGGGTCAAGACCATACAAGACCTCTCAAGAATCCACTAATCAAGAGTCACACCACAAGGCAGAAACAACCCTGAAACCACAAGAACCAAAATTCCAAGCTTTCAAAGGAAAAAAGTATTCACTAAAaagttaa
- the LOC107489868 gene encoding pentatricopeptide repeat-containing protein At5g55840, giving the protein PFLLRTSLSSSTHIHAIKDRTYLINSIRNLQNLDPALHLFQQMLSMNPLPCVKDFNLLFGSVAKMKHYTVAISLIKHVFSLGVKSDTFTLSIVVNCLCRLNHTSFAFSVVGMMFKIGLEPDVVTFTAIVNGLCIEGNVDLAIWLADHMDNMGYQSNSRTFGAIINGLCKIDKIPAAIAILRKAETRKCKPSVDVTGYSTIVDSLCKDGLVSEALSLFSEMTTKGLQPDTITYNCLIQGLCTFSRWQEAASLLSERKQKGIMPDTYTFNILVDALCKEGKISSARAILGQMVRMGEEPDVVTYNSMIAGYCLLSQTEEAMKVFHLMIHKGCLPNVRTYTSLIHGWCKIKRINRAIYLLEEMINKGLNLNVVTWTALIDGFCRVGKPIAAKELFFTMHKFGQHPNLPTCRIILDGLFKFHLFSDAISLFREMEKNNLDLDIEIYNVVLDGMCNAGKLNDAFKLFSCLPAKGLKPDVYTYTIMIQGLCREALVVDAEELLMNMEKDGCLPNSCTYNVFVQGLLRHNDVPKSIKCLQIMKGKGFSADATTVKLLIDYFSVHNGENAFQEFVPKITQHCGERSWCAHWRVLHLPEILIAIHSSLMLRSSTRTSLRFFRQQNQFGTLSHPKPFIFPTHIDAIKDRPLLVDSIRNLQNLDSALHLFDKMVSMNPLPCVNDFNFLFSSIVKMKHYTAAISLIKYLFSLRLKSDIYTLNIVINCLCRLNHTHFAFSVVGMTFKIGLEPDVVTFNTIVNGLCIEGNVDYAIWFLDHMDYMGYQPDAHTFGTIINGLCKMGNTPAAIAILRKTETRNRKPSVDVASYSTIVDSLCKDGLVSEALSLFSEMTTKGLQPDTITYNCLIHGLCTFNRWQEAVSLLSERKQKGIMPDTHTFNILVDALCKEGKISSARAILGQMVRMGKEPTVVTYNSMIAGCCFLSEMEEAMKVFDLMVHKGCLPDANTYTTLIHGWCKIKSINRAIYLLEEMINKGLNMNDSTWNTLIGGFCRVGKPLAAKELFFTMHKFGQQPDLLTCGILLDGLFKCHLSSDAISLFREMEKNNLDLNIVTYSLVMNGMCQAGKLNDARELFSCLPAKGLKPDVYTYTIMIQGLCREGLLVNAEELLINMEEDGCLPNSCTYNVFVRGLLRQNDVPKSIKYLQIMKDKGFSADATTVKLLIGHCSVHNAFQEFVHKII; this is encoded by the exons CCCTTCCTTCTTCGCACTTCCCTCTCTTCTTCCACTCATATTCATGCCATCAAGGACAGAACCTATCTCATTAATTCTATTAGGAATCTCCAAAACCTTGATCCTGCTTTGCATCTCTTTCAGCAAATGCTTTCCATGAATCCTTTGCCATGTGTGAAGGACTTCAACCTTTTGTTTGGCTCTGTTGCTAAGATGAAGCATTACACAGTCGCCATTTCTTTAATCAAACACGTGTTCTCCTTAGGAGTCAAATCTGATACATTTACTCTCAGTATTGTTGTCAATTGTCTGTGCCGTTTGAATCACACATCCTTTGCCTTCTCTGTGGTGGGGATGATGTTCAAAATCGGCTTGGAGCCCGATGTGGTCACATTTACCGCCATTGTTAATGGTCTTTGTATTGAAGGCAATGTGGATCTTGCTATATGGTTAGCTGACCACATGGATAACATGGGGTATCAATCCAACAGCCGCACCTTTGGAGCAATTATAAATGGATTGTGCAAGATTGACAAAATCCCTGCTGCCATTGCCATTCTAAGGAAGGCAGAAACAAGAAAGTGCAAACCAAGTGTTGATGTTACGGGTTATAGCACAATTGTGGATAGCCTTTGCAAGGATGGGCTGGTATCTGAGGCTTTGAGTCTATTCTCGGAAATGACAACAAAAGGTCTTCAACCCGATACTATCACTTACAATTGCTTGATTCAAGGACTCTGTACTTTCAGCAGATGGCAAGAGGCTGCGTCTTTACTCAGCGAGAGGAAGCAAAAGGGAATTATGCCGGATACatatacttttaatattttagtgGATGCTCTTTGTAAAGAGGGAAAGATTTCCAGTGCTAGAGCCATACTTGGTCAAATGGTACGAATGGGCGAGGAGCCTGATGTTGTCACCTATAACTCAATGATTGCTGGTTATTGTTTACTAAGTCAAACGGAGGAGGCCATGAAAGTATTTCATTTGATGATTCACAAGGGATGCCTACCAAATGTTAGGACTTATACGTCGTTAATCCACGGGTGGTGCAAGATCAAAAGGATTAATAGGGCTATTTATCTCTTGGAAGAAATGATCAATAAAGGACTAAATCTGAATGTTGTTACTTGGACTGCCCTTATTGATGGATTTTGCAGAGTGGGGAAACCGATAGCTGCTAAAGAATTGTTTTTTACAATGCACAAGTTTGGTCAACATCCTAATCTACCGACCTGTCGGATTATATTGGATGGCCTATTCAAATTCCATTTGTTTTCTGATGCAATATCATTATTTAGAGAAATGGAGAAGAATAATTTGGATCTTGATATTGAAATTTACAATGTGGTGCTCGATGGGATGTGCAATGCTGGAAAACTAAATGATGCGTTCAAACTCTTCTCTTGTCTTCCAGCAAAAGGCTTGAAACCTGATGTATATACTTATACAATAATGATCCAAGGTCTATGTAGGGAAGCACTTGTGGTTGATGCTGAAGAGTTACTAATGAATATGGAAAAGGATGGCTGCCTGCCTAATTCCTGCACTTATAATGTCTTCGTCCAAGGATTACTGCGACATAATGATGTTCCGAAGTCAATAAAATGTCTTCAGATTATGAAAGGCAAAGGTTTTTCCGCAGATGCTACCACTGTGAAATTGCTTATAGATTACTTCTCTGTCCACAACGGAGAGAATGCTTTTCAAGAATTTGTGCCGAAAATTACT CAACATTGTGGCGAGCGTAGTTGGTGTGCTCACTGGCGAGTGCTTCATCTCCCAGAAATCCTCATCGCTATTCACTCGTCTCTCATGTTGCGTTCATCAACCAGAACTTCTCTGCGTTTCTTTCGGCAGCAAAATCAATTTGGTACTCTTTCTCATCCCAAACCCTTCATTTTTCCCACTCATATTGATGCCATCAAGGACAGACCCCTTCTCGTAGATTCTATTAGGAATCTTCAAAACCTTGATTCTGCTTTGCATCTGTTTGACAAAATGGTTTCCATGAACCCTTTGCCATGCGTGAATGACTTTAACTTTTTGTTTAGCTCTATTGTTAAGATGAAGCATTACACAGCTGCCATTTCGTTAATCAAATACTTGTTCTCCTTACGACTCAAATCTGATATCTATACACTCAATATTGTCATCAATTGTCTGTGCCGTTTGAACCACACTCACTTTGCCTTCTCTGTGGTGGGGATGACGTTTAAAATCGGCTTGGAGCCCGATGTGGTCACATTTAACACCATTGTTAATGGTCTTTGTATTGAAGGCAATGTGGATTATGCTATTTGGTTTCTTGACCACATGGATTACATGGGATATCAACCCGACGCCCACACGTTTGGAACAATTATAAATGGATTGTGCAAGATGGGCAACACCCCTGCTGCCATTGCCATTCTAAGGAAGACGGAAACAAGAAACCGCAAACCAAGTGTTGATGTTGCAAGTTATAGCACAATTGTGGATAGTCTTTGCAAGGATGGGTTGGTTTCTGAGGCTTTGAGTCTATTCTCCGAAATGACAACGAAAGGTCTTCAACCCGATACTATCACTTACAATTGCTTGATTCATGGACTCTGTACTTTCAACAGATGGCAAGAGGCTGTGTCCTTACTGAGCGAGAGAAAACAAAAGGGAATTATGCCGGATACGcatacttttaatattttagtgGATGCTCTTTGTAAAGAGGGAAAGATTTCAAGTGCTAGAGCCATACTTGGTCAAATGGTTCGAATGGGAAAGGAGCCTACTGTTGTTACCTATAACTCGATGATTGCTGGTTGTTGTTTCCTAAGTGAAATGGAGGAGGCCATGAAAGTATTTGATTTGATGGTTCACAAGGGATGCCTACCAGACGCCAACACTTATACTACATTAATCCATGGGTGGTGCAAGATCAAAAGTATTAATAGGGCTATTTATCTCTTGGAGGAAATGATCAATAAAGGATTAAATATGAATGATTCGACTTGGAATACTCTTATCGGTGGATTTTGCAGAGTGGGTAAACCTTTAGCTGCTAAAGAATTGTTTTTTACAATGCACAAGTTTGGTCAACAGCCTGATCTACTGACCTGTGGGATTCTATTGGATGGCCTATTCAAATGCCATTTGTCTTCTGATGCAATATCGTTATTTAGAGAAATGGAGAAGAATAATTTGGATCTTAATATTGTAACTTATAGTTTGGTGATGAATGGGATGTGCCAAGCTGGAAAACTAAATGATGCACGTGAACTCTTCTCCTGTCTGCCAGCAAAAGGCTTGAAGCCTGATGTATATACTTATACAATAATGATCCAAGGTCTTTGTAGGGAAGGACTTTTGGTTAATGCTGAAGAGTTACTGATCAATATGGAAGAGGATGGCTGCCTGCCAAATTCCTGCACATATAATGTCTTCGTCCGTGGATTACTGCGACAAAATGATGTTCCGAAGTCAATAAAATATCTTCAGATTATGAAAGACAAAGGTTTTTCTGCAGATGCCACCACTGTGAAATTGCTTATAGGTCACTGCTCTGTCCACAATGCTTTTCAAGAATTTGTGCACAAGattatttga
- the LOC107489954 gene encoding DNA-binding protein RHL1 isoform X2 produces the protein MARGKKKNVDEAEATDMDPSTNSEATERKRLKALAFSTGILSDVPDGDAGSVHLKPSSTVAKHHGKDIIKKSQRKSTRFLFSFPGLLAPIAGGKIGELTDLGTKNPILYLDFPQGQMKLFGTIVYPKNRYLTLQFSKGGKNVMCEDSFDNMIVFSDAWWIGRKDENPEEAKLEFPKELHEGQQAEYDFKGGAGANSAVNKAVHKTEIQYAESDSPKTPVDNDLSDSEMNSKDTKEMVPVRHSGRITRKSYKFAELSSDDGSGASSPDLSEDEEKLGKSPCSVVVGIDNEDTTEVNQVREENKEHASGLKSKKVPRSASATANNEVVSSNNASLVQPTIGALFKKAEEKASTRKPQSSKVTGQKLQPGGSKRKIDQDAGTKKRARKTKDKTFDEHITVKSKGHKVEDDDDDDDDDDDDDDDDDDDDDDDDIEEFSNASEDDNDGDDDDSDEDWTA, from the exons ATGGCGCGcggaaagaagaagaacgtCGACGAAGCCGAAGCAACAGACATGGATCCCTCAACAAACTCTGAAGCCACAGAGCGCAAGAGGCTCAAGGCGTTGGCGTTCTCCACCGGCATTCTCTCCGACGTTCCCGACGGCGATGCCGGTTCCGTCCACCTGAAGCCGTCATCGACGGTGGCGAAGCACCACGGTAAGGACATCATCAAGAAGTCTCAGAGGAAGAGCACAAGGTTCCTCTTCTCGTTCCCCGGCCTCCTTGCTCCCATCGCCGGCGGTAAGATCGGCGAGCTCACGGATCTAGGAACGAAAAACCCTATTCTCTACCTCGATTTTCCGCAG GGCCAAATGAAGTTATTTGGTACAATTGTATATCCCAAGAACAGATACCTGACTCTACAGTTCTccaaaggtgggaagaatgtAATGTGCGAAGATTCTTTTGATAACATG ATTGTATTTTCGGATGCATGGTGGATTGGGAGGAAAGATGAGAATCCAGAAGAAGCTAAGCTGGAATTTCCTAAAGAATTGCATGAG GGACAGCAAGCTGAATATGACTTTAAAGGGGGTGCAGGTGCAAATTCTGCAGTTAATAAAGCTGTGCACAAAACCGAAATTCAATATGCAGAATCAGATTCACCAAAGACACCAGTTGACAATGATTTATCAGATAGTGAAATGAATTCAAAAGATACGAAGGAAATGGTCCCAGTCCGCCATTCAGGAAGAATTACAAGGAAATCATATAA ATTTGCAGAACTTTCCTCTGATGATGGTTCTGGTGCAAGCAGCCCCGACCTTtctgaagatgaagaaaaattg GGAAAAAGCCCATGCTCTGTAGTTGTTGGCATTGATAATGAGGATACAACAGAAGTGAATCAAGTCCGTGAGGAAAATAAAGAGCATGCTTCAGGCTTAAAATCTAAGAAAGTTCCTCGATCTGCTTCAGCCACTGCAAATAATGAAGTTGTGTCTAGTAACAATGCTTCACTTGTCCAGCCTACTATAGGGGCATTATTCAAGAAAGCAGAAGAGAAG GCTTCGACAAGGAAACCTCAATCATCTAAAG TTACTGGCCAGAAATTGCAGCCTGGTGGTTCAAAAAGAAAGATTGATCAG GATGCAGGAACCAAAAAACGGGCAAGGAAGACCAAGGACAAAACTTTCG ATGAACATATTACAGTAAAAAGCAAGGGGCATAAG gttgaagatgatgatgacgatgatgatgacgatgatgatgatgacgatgatgatgatgatgatgatgatgatgatgacattGAAGAATTTTCAAATGCTTCAGAG gaTGATAATGATGGCGATGATGATGATAGCGATGAAGACTGGACTGCCTGA
- the LOC107489954 gene encoding DNA-binding protein RHL1 isoform X1, with protein sequence MARGKKKNVDEAEATDMDPSTNSEATERKRLKALAFSTGILSDVPDGDAGSVHLKPSSTVAKHHGKDIIKKSQRKSTRFLFSFPGLLAPIAGGKIGELTDLGTKNPILYLDFPQGQMKLFGTIVYPKNRYLTLQFSKGGKNVMCEDSFDNMIVFSDAWWIGRKDENPEEAKLEFPKELHEGQQAEYDFKGGAGANSAVNKAVHKTEIQYAESDSPKTPVDNDLSDSEMNSKDTKEMVPVRHSGRITRKSYKFAELSSDDGSGASSPDLSEDEEKLGKSPCSVVVGIDNEDTTEVNQVREENKEHASGLKSKKVPRSASATANNEVVSSNNASLVQPTIGALFKKAEEKKASTRKPQSSKVTGQKLQPGGSKRKIDQDAGTKKRARKTKDKTFDEHITVKSKGHKVEDDDDDDDDDDDDDDDDDDDDDDDDIEEFSNASEDDNDGDDDDSDEDWTA encoded by the exons ATGGCGCGcggaaagaagaagaacgtCGACGAAGCCGAAGCAACAGACATGGATCCCTCAACAAACTCTGAAGCCACAGAGCGCAAGAGGCTCAAGGCGTTGGCGTTCTCCACCGGCATTCTCTCCGACGTTCCCGACGGCGATGCCGGTTCCGTCCACCTGAAGCCGTCATCGACGGTGGCGAAGCACCACGGTAAGGACATCATCAAGAAGTCTCAGAGGAAGAGCACAAGGTTCCTCTTCTCGTTCCCCGGCCTCCTTGCTCCCATCGCCGGCGGTAAGATCGGCGAGCTCACGGATCTAGGAACGAAAAACCCTATTCTCTACCTCGATTTTCCGCAG GGCCAAATGAAGTTATTTGGTACAATTGTATATCCCAAGAACAGATACCTGACTCTACAGTTCTccaaaggtgggaagaatgtAATGTGCGAAGATTCTTTTGATAACATG ATTGTATTTTCGGATGCATGGTGGATTGGGAGGAAAGATGAGAATCCAGAAGAAGCTAAGCTGGAATTTCCTAAAGAATTGCATGAG GGACAGCAAGCTGAATATGACTTTAAAGGGGGTGCAGGTGCAAATTCTGCAGTTAATAAAGCTGTGCACAAAACCGAAATTCAATATGCAGAATCAGATTCACCAAAGACACCAGTTGACAATGATTTATCAGATAGTGAAATGAATTCAAAAGATACGAAGGAAATGGTCCCAGTCCGCCATTCAGGAAGAATTACAAGGAAATCATATAA ATTTGCAGAACTTTCCTCTGATGATGGTTCTGGTGCAAGCAGCCCCGACCTTtctgaagatgaagaaaaattg GGAAAAAGCCCATGCTCTGTAGTTGTTGGCATTGATAATGAGGATACAACAGAAGTGAATCAAGTCCGTGAGGAAAATAAAGAGCATGCTTCAGGCTTAAAATCTAAGAAAGTTCCTCGATCTGCTTCAGCCACTGCAAATAATGAAGTTGTGTCTAGTAACAATGCTTCACTTGTCCAGCCTACTATAGGGGCATTATTCAAGAAAGCAGAAGAGAAG AAGGCTTCGACAAGGAAACCTCAATCATCTAAAG TTACTGGCCAGAAATTGCAGCCTGGTGGTTCAAAAAGAAAGATTGATCAG GATGCAGGAACCAAAAAACGGGCAAGGAAGACCAAGGACAAAACTTTCG ATGAACATATTACAGTAAAAAGCAAGGGGCATAAG gttgaagatgatgatgacgatgatgatgacgatgatgatgatgacgatgatgatgatgatgatgatgatgatgatgacattGAAGAATTTTCAAATGCTTCAGAG gaTGATAATGATGGCGATGATGATGATAGCGATGAAGACTGGACTGCCTGA